From the Sesamum indicum cultivar Zhongzhi No. 13 unplaced genomic scaffold, S_indicum_v1.0 scaffold00318, whole genome shotgun sequence genome, the window TTTAAGCTCCAGGCTAAGCTCTGCAGCTTTCACATCCCTCCACTTCTCTTCCAGCTCCTGTAACTTCTCTCTGCCAATCAAAAGGAATTTCTCCTTGATGAAGTTGGGATatccattttcattcaaagACAATGCCACGAGTGGGTACGCAGAAGCAAACTCCTCTTTGTCAATCTTCCCCgtttttttttggttcttcATTATCTCTTTGTCTGCATCATGCTCTTTCCCAGCCcgttttctcttcttttggAATCTGCTTCTGTCTCCCTTTTGTGGtgtctccttttctttttcagcatGTTTGTCCCCAGCTTCGCATTTATCTTCTCCCCACAGTGTCTTCGACACATCAAACACAGCGGATTCATGGGCGTCCAACAAATCAAGCCAGTCCCCATTGGCGCGagcttttttaaaattgttctCAAACTTGCCCTTGAGCCTACGAATCTCCTCAGACACCTGAGTTCTGGTAAACTGATGCTGGAGATTGTCCTTGATGAAGTTGTAAAACTCGGTCCACTTGTTGTTCCTCCCGTCAGCCCAGAAAACGGCGAGGCCTTTAAGCAGAGCGATTTCATCCTCTTCGGAGAATATCTTAGAGAAAGGGGTGTTCTTCACGCTAGGTTTTGCGGCAGAGCACTCCGACTCCTCTTTTCCAGATACGGGTCCTTCTTCTTCACGCGGTGGATTCAACTTGGTCTTCTTCGGAGGTACTGCTGCTGTGCTTTCCTCTTCTTCGCTTTTGGAGTCTGAGTCAGAATCGGTTTCTTCGTCTGCCTCGTGAGTAGTTTGTTGCTTATCTTCTTCGTCTTCTCCTTCTCCATCTCCACTGAAACTCAGACGCTGGGGCCTCATTTTCAGAAGAGAAGTGGGAGGAGTGGAGTAGTGGGGAGAGCTTTGTACTTCGATTCGTGCGATTGAGCGACAGAAAAAGGAACGGGTGGAAGGCGAGGGGAGTGAGTACAAAGAGAGGAACTTCAATATGCGATGGCATCCTATAAAACCCGGGATTTACGGAACCAACCTTGAAAGAACCTTTCTTTCATCCTATCCATAAGGTCGAGAAACTTCCCCTTGCTCTCGACTTTCATTCAAATCATCTGCTCTATTAAATCAAGCTCTGAACCCCGCTTCCTGACTTCTGCTTTTTGCTTTCACTTGCATGGTTTCGGAGGAGGGTTGGGACAGCTGCTGAACCCCGTACTGTCAACTAAGCCCTTCTTTCGTCTCCTTCTGCTCCAAAGAATTGAATTGATCCATCCGTACGTACCGGATCAATATACCGCTACCGTGCTAACGCTAACCCCACTTCCCTGGCTAGCTTCTGGGGCTGGCTTTTGATATGTGCTAATCGACCTTCTGATGAAAGCATTGAAGAGGAACTAACTGGAACGTGGGTGGGATATAGATGAAAATGAGTCTTATCTATACCATAGTGACCTATTTCATAGAAGATTTTTACCCGCCCGGGTTCTTGCTCTATAGCAGCAAGGGTAGGTCCCCTAACGTCAAGCAATAGAAAGCCTCCACTTATGAAAGCGCGAAGATCAGATCAATTGAAA encodes:
- the LOC105180088 gene encoding STOREKEEPER protein-like, producing MRPQRLSFSGDGEGEDEEDKQQTTHEADEETDSDSDSKSEEEESTAAVPPKKTKLNPPREEEGPVSGKEESECSAAKPSVKNTPFSKIFSEEDEIALLKGLAVFWADGRNNKWTEFYNFIKDNLQHQFTRTQVSEEIRRLKGKFENNFKKARANGDWLDLLDAHESAVFDVSKTLWGEDKCEAGDKHAEKEKETPQKGDRSRFQKKRKRAGKEHDADKEIMKNQKKTGKIDKEEFASAYPLVALSLNENGYPNFIKEKFLLIGREKLQELEEKWRDVKAAELSLELKRIDLIRRDLHNLL